The following are encoded in a window of Cycloclasticus pugetii PS-1 genomic DNA:
- a CDS encoding site-2 protease family protein: MSMDELTLVGRIAVWILPVIFAITVHEVAHGWVASQFGDNTAKSLGRLTLNPISHMDLVGTVIVPGVLLLLGGFIFGWAKPVPVNWHNLKNPKRDMIYVALAGPFANLLMAIGWGVVMKIGYMMGAQNEYFAMPLIYMGYAGIFINSVLMMLNLLPILPLDGGRVLAGLLPMRASIEFSKLERLGFPILVFIIVMGWLSKILGPPVYFLQTSIFKILGI, from the coding sequence ATGTCAATGGACGAATTGACCTTGGTCGGTCGAATAGCGGTGTGGATATTACCGGTTATTTTTGCCATTACCGTTCACGAAGTCGCTCATGGTTGGGTGGCTAGCCAGTTTGGTGATAATACGGCAAAGAGCCTTGGGCGTTTAACCTTAAACCCCATTAGTCATATGGATTTGGTCGGAACCGTGATTGTGCCTGGGGTTTTGTTATTATTGGGTGGTTTTATATTTGGTTGGGCAAAACCGGTTCCGGTTAACTGGCACAATTTAAAGAACCCCAAACGTGACATGATTTATGTGGCCCTAGCCGGACCCTTCGCTAATCTTTTAATGGCGATTGGTTGGGGTGTTGTCATGAAAATAGGCTATATGATGGGCGCGCAAAATGAGTATTTTGCTATGCCATTGATATACATGGGCTATGCAGGTATTTTTATTAATTCGGTGCTGATGATGTTAAATTTATTACCGATTTTACCGCTTGATGGTGGTCGGGTGTTAGCTGGTTTATTGCCAATGAGAGCCAGTATTGAGTTTAGTAAACTTGAACGCTTAGGCTTTCCAATTTTGGTCTTTATTATTGTAATGGGATGGTTATCTAAAATTTTAGGTCCGCCCGTTTATTTTTTACAAACCAGTATTTTTAAAATATTGGGTATTTAG
- the ppnP gene encoding pyrimidine/purine nucleoside phosphorylase — protein sequence MSEFKNVTIVKKANVYFDGKVVSRTVKFEDGSTKTLGYMMPGNYDFNTAAAEVMEILAGQLDVLLPNSQEWVAVKGGESFDVPANANFQLKVHEPTDYCCSYFK from the coding sequence ATGTCAGAATTTAAAAATGTCACGATTGTTAAAAAAGCAAATGTGTATTTTGATGGAAAAGTGGTTAGTCGAACGGTTAAATTTGAGGATGGTTCGACAAAAACATTGGGCTATATGATGCCGGGTAACTATGACTTTAATACCGCTGCCGCTGAGGTGATGGAGATTTTAGCTGGGCAACTCGATGTGTTATTGCCAAATTCGCAAGAGTGGGTAGCTGTTAAAGGTGGCGAATCGTTTGATGTGCCGGCGAATGCTAATTTTCAATTAAAAGTTCATGAGCCGACAGATTATTGTTGCTCATATTTTAAATAA
- a CDS encoding ATP-dependent DNA helicase, which produces MDNPLYDLDSIFGSNGELVKHIKGFQPRDGQLSMAQAIERAIEQHTHLVAEAGTGTGKTFAYLIPAILSGKKTIISTGTRNLQDQIFEKDFPLIREVLNVPVQGAVLKGRSNYLCLYRLDQAKMQTSSFDKQTDAELREVERWSNQTKEGDIAEVTSVAEDSYVWQQVTSTADNCLGQECPMISECFPVLARKKAQEVDVLIVNHHLLCADWSLKDDGFGQLLPDAELIIVDEAHQLIDTASRFLGVSVSARQILSLIGDVSAEQLKLASDMPELIDLTHVISEDIREMRKVLPEPVIKGSWDELEQGTDFLQALDCLIERIEQLFKVLTKVAVRSKGLEACWKRCEDVLLRLKLFSKQDQHDWIQWFETYQRTFTFYRTPLDISKAFASFAFASDASWVFTSATLSVNNKFDFFSKRLGLEDAETGSWESPFDFVHQSLMYVPTGMPEPRDYHYTATMIEKIIPVLEASEGRAFILFTSHKALKEAANILLAETNFKLLVQGDLPKQQMLESFRRSERAVLLGTASFWEGVDVRGEALSCVIIDKLPFASPGDPVTKARLEYMAANGQSAFSDFQLPSAALTLKQGVGRLIRDVEDKGVLVLCDPRLSSKGYGKVFIKSLPAMPITQDVKDVKRFFHRINSQKISDKKHVIKSA; this is translated from the coding sequence ATGGATAACCCTTTGTACGACCTCGATAGCATATTTGGCTCTAATGGCGAGCTGGTTAAACATATTAAAGGCTTTCAACCGCGAGATGGACAGTTGTCGATGGCGCAGGCTATCGAGCGGGCTATTGAGCAGCATACACATCTAGTAGCTGAAGCTGGAACAGGAACAGGAAAAACCTTTGCCTATCTTATTCCTGCCATTTTATCTGGTAAGAAAACAATTATCTCAACCGGGACGCGTAATCTTCAAGACCAAATATTCGAAAAGGACTTCCCGTTAATCCGTGAGGTATTAAACGTACCTGTACAGGGTGCAGTGCTGAAAGGACGGTCTAATTACCTGTGTTTATATCGCCTTGATCAGGCAAAAATGCAAACATCTAGCTTTGACAAACAGACGGATGCTGAATTAAGAGAGGTCGAACGGTGGTCGAATCAAACAAAAGAGGGAGATATTGCTGAGGTAACATCGGTTGCCGAAGATTCTTACGTTTGGCAACAAGTCACGTCAACAGCAGATAATTGTTTGGGCCAAGAATGTCCAATGATCAGTGAGTGTTTTCCAGTATTAGCCAGAAAAAAAGCACAAGAAGTAGATGTATTAATTGTTAACCACCATCTTTTATGTGCAGACTGGTCATTGAAAGATGATGGGTTTGGGCAGTTATTGCCAGATGCAGAGCTAATTATTGTTGATGAGGCCCACCAATTAATTGACACGGCGTCTCGGTTTTTAGGGGTGTCGGTCAGTGCACGTCAAATTTTATCGTTGATCGGTGATGTCAGTGCAGAACAATTAAAATTAGCATCAGATATGCCTGAATTGATTGATTTAACACATGTAATTAGTGAAGACATACGAGAAATGCGGAAGGTGCTGCCTGAGCCGGTTATTAAAGGCTCTTGGGATGAGCTTGAGCAAGGTACAGACTTCTTGCAAGCCTTAGATTGCCTGATTGAACGTATCGAACAGTTATTTAAAGTATTAACTAAGGTGGCTGTTCGTTCTAAAGGTTTAGAGGCGTGTTGGAAACGCTGCGAAGATGTTCTACTGCGACTGAAACTTTTTTCAAAGCAAGATCAGCACGATTGGATCCAATGGTTCGAAACGTATCAGCGGACGTTTACTTTTTATCGAACGCCTTTGGATATTTCTAAGGCATTTGCCAGTTTTGCTTTTGCCAGTGATGCCAGCTGGGTGTTTACCTCGGCTACTTTATCGGTGAATAATAAATTTGATTTCTTTTCTAAACGATTGGGTTTGGAAGATGCTGAAACGGGTAGCTGGGAAAGCCCTTTTGATTTTGTGCATCAGTCATTGATGTATGTCCCAACTGGCATGCCTGAGCCACGCGATTATCACTATACGGCGACGATGATTGAAAAAATCATTCCAGTATTAGAGGCTAGTGAAGGTAGGGCATTTATTTTATTTACCTCGCATAAGGCATTAAAAGAAGCCGCTAATATTTTATTGGCTGAAACGAACTTTAAATTATTAGTGCAAGGTGATTTGCCGAAGCAACAAATGTTAGAGTCCTTTAGGCGTTCTGAGCGTGCGGTTTTGCTCGGTACTGCGAGTTTTTGGGAAGGCGTTGATGTGCGGGGGGAAGCCTTATCCTGTGTGATTATAGATAAACTACCGTTCGCATCGCCTGGCGATCCGGTGACTAAAGCTCGGTTAGAATATATGGCCGCTAATGGCCAGTCAGCGTTTTCAGATTTCCAATTGCCTTCAGCAGCCTTGACGCTAAAACAGGGGGTGGGAAGGTTGATTCGTGATGTTGAAGATAAAGGCGTGTTGGTGTTGTGTGATCCACGGTTATCAAGCAAAGGCTATGGTAAAGTGTTTATTAAATCCTTGCCAGCGATGCCTATTACACAAGATGTAAAAGATGTGAAGAGATTCTTTCATCGTATCAATAGTCAAAAAATCAGTGATAAAAAACACGTTATAAAATCAGCATGA
- the pyk gene encoding pyruvate kinase encodes MPPFRKPRRTKIIATLGPATDEPDVLEKLIKAGVDVVRLNFSHGHADEQRKRAQAVRDLSEKLGRHVGILADLQGPKIRIARFEDGKVSLQEGAKFTIDVALASTAGDITQVGCDYKPLANDVTEGDRLLLDDGRIVLDVEAVNGSKIKCTVVVGGMLSNNKGINLQGGGLSANALTDKDKQDIKTAAEMRVDFVAVSFPRSAEDMHQARALVKAAGSQAHLIAKIERAEALDVLEEIVDASDAVMVARGDLGVEIGDANLPPVQKHIIRMARDRDTVVITATQMMESMINNAIPTRAEVFDVANAVSDGTDAVMLSAETSVGQYPVQTVEAMGRICEQTERQPRTTRSRHRMGKAFGQIDEAIALSAMYVANHTDITAIAAFTESGGTPRMMSRISSGIPIFAMAPNSDVCRRMTLYRGVVPILLKAPLGHAKDVNEAAITKLQQLEIVTKGDLVIITAGELTGQHGGTDTMKIKKVE; translated from the coding sequence ATGCCTCCTTTTAGAAAACCTAGACGGACTAAAATTATTGCCACCTTGGGTCCAGCTACCGATGAACCCGATGTTTTAGAAAAATTAATTAAAGCGGGCGTAGATGTCGTTCGCTTGAATTTCTCTCACGGCCATGCAGATGAACAAAGAAAACGTGCTCAAGCGGTAAGAGACTTATCAGAAAAACTTGGCCGTCATGTCGGTATCTTGGCTGATTTGCAAGGACCAAAAATTCGTATAGCGCGTTTTGAGGATGGAAAAGTAAGCCTTCAAGAGGGGGCTAAATTTACGATAGATGTAGCGTTAGCATCAACAGCAGGTGATATCACCCAAGTTGGTTGTGATTATAAACCGTTAGCCAATGATGTGACTGAGGGCGATCGTCTATTATTAGACGACGGACGTATCGTGCTGGATGTCGAGGCTGTTAATGGTTCAAAAATCAAGTGTACCGTCGTTGTGGGCGGGATGCTGTCAAATAACAAAGGCATTAACTTACAAGGTGGGGGCTTATCCGCCAATGCATTAACCGACAAAGATAAGCAAGACATTAAGACGGCTGCTGAGATGAGGGTGGATTTTGTCGCCGTGTCGTTCCCAAGATCTGCAGAAGATATGCATCAAGCGCGTGCGTTGGTTAAAGCGGCCGGTAGCCAAGCGCATTTAATTGCTAAAATCGAACGGGCCGAAGCCCTGGATGTGCTGGAAGAAATAGTAGATGCATCTGATGCGGTTATGGTCGCACGAGGTGATTTGGGTGTGGAAATTGGTGATGCTAACTTACCCCCGGTTCAAAAACATATCATTAGGATGGCTCGAGATAGGGATACTGTAGTTATTACCGCTACACAAATGATGGAGTCGATGATTAATAACGCCATTCCTACGCGTGCAGAAGTGTTTGATGTTGCAAACGCCGTTTCTGATGGTACAGATGCTGTGATGTTATCGGCTGAAACATCAGTTGGACAGTACCCTGTTCAAACCGTGGAGGCAATGGGGCGTATTTGCGAACAAACCGAACGTCAGCCAAGAACGACTCGTTCGCGCCACCGTATGGGTAAAGCGTTTGGGCAAATTGATGAGGCCATTGCGTTATCTGCGATGTATGTGGCTAATCATACAGATATTACCGCTATAGCTGCCTTCACTGAGTCGGGGGGTACGCCGAGAATGATGTCTAGAATTAGTTCAGGAATACCTATTTTTGCAATGGCGCCAAATAGTGACGTTTGTCGCCGTATGACGCTGTATCGAGGTGTGGTGCCCATTTTGCTAAAAGCGCCACTAGGTCATGCTAAGGATGTTAATGAAGCGGCAATAACAAAATTGCAGCAGCTTGAAATAGTGACCAAGGGCGATTTGGTTATTATTACAGCAGGTGAGCTGACAGGGCAGCATGGTGGAACAGATACCATGAAAATAAAGAAGGTAGAGTAG
- the tsaB gene encoding tRNA (adenosine(37)-N6)-threonylcarbamoyltransferase complex dimerization subunit type 1 TsaB: protein MKILAIETATEGCSAALLINGEVIDRFQVAPREHGNLILPMVDELLNEAGMTLQQLDALAFGRGPGSFTGVRMATGVIQGLAFAAELPIAPVSTLTALAYQAGPPVEGQTVYAALDARMGEVYWCEYERIDGQLKAVSNESVIAPAALSVTQGKQAIGIGHGWGTYENELTQLVNASELLLLPNALPRAREVAQLAVGMVRDGQTVSADNALPVYLRDNVAKKKAQQQS, encoded by the coding sequence ATGAAAATTTTAGCGATTGAAACAGCAACAGAAGGGTGCTCTGCGGCCTTGTTGATAAACGGCGAGGTAATAGACCGTTTTCAGGTGGCACCACGAGAACACGGTAACTTGATTTTGCCAATGGTCGATGAGCTACTGAACGAAGCTGGTATGACGTTACAACAACTCGATGCGTTAGCTTTTGGCCGTGGCCCCGGGTCTTTTACCGGCGTTAGAATGGCGACAGGCGTTATTCAAGGCTTAGCCTTTGCGGCAGAGCTACCGATCGCGCCGGTGTCTACGCTTACCGCGTTGGCATATCAGGCGGGTCCTCCCGTAGAAGGTCAGACAGTGTACGCAGCCTTAGATGCTCGAATGGGTGAGGTATATTGGTGCGAATATGAACGGATTGATGGCCAACTCAAAGCGGTTTCCAATGAGTCTGTTATTGCGCCAGCAGCGTTAAGCGTTACGCAAGGTAAACAGGCGATTGGTATTGGACACGGTTGGGGCACATATGAAAATGAGTTAACGCAGTTAGTTAACGCTAGCGAGTTGTTGCTTTTACCAAACGCGCTGCCAAGAGCAAGAGAGGTTGCTCAGTTGGCGGTCGGCATGGTGAGGGATGGGCAAACGGTGTCTGCCGACAATGCATTACCGGTGTATTTACGTGATAATGTAGCAAAGAAAAAAGCACAACAGCAATCATGA
- a CDS encoding segregation and condensation protein A, with translation MNDQTDYVVPIQQTLALVDGKPFKELPDDLYIPPDALEVFLETFEGPLDLLLYLIKHQNLDILDIPILKITQQYIEYITLMQNLRMELAAEYLVMAAMLAEIKSNMLLPKNVEQLDDEEDPRSELVRRLQEYERFKRAADDIDAMPRLYRDNYLATAELIVDKMEKPLPDVDLNSLLIAFQQVLKRAEKFTHHQIQREALSVRERMSNILTLLDKTEGTFLAFHQFFTVKEGKKGAVVTFLAILELCKEELVEVVQGEALSEVWVKSLRE, from the coding sequence ATGAACGACCAGACTGACTATGTGGTGCCAATTCAGCAAACGTTAGCCTTGGTTGATGGGAAACCATTTAAAGAGTTACCCGACGACTTATACATCCCCCCAGATGCCTTAGAGGTTTTTTTAGAAACATTTGAAGGCCCTTTAGATTTGCTGCTTTACCTTATTAAGCATCAAAACTTAGATATTCTTGATATTCCCATTCTGAAAATTACTCAGCAGTACATTGAATACATAACGTTGATGCAGAATTTGCGTATGGAATTGGCTGCCGAATATTTAGTCATGGCGGCAATGCTCGCAGAAATAAAATCTAATATGCTATTGCCAAAGAATGTTGAACAGTTAGATGATGAGGAAGACCCTCGTTCAGAACTGGTTAGGCGCCTACAAGAATATGAACGGTTTAAACGAGCAGCAGATGATATTGATGCTATGCCACGATTGTATCGCGACAATTATTTAGCCACAGCTGAATTGATCGTAGATAAAATGGAAAAACCGCTTCCTGATGTTGATTTGAACAGTCTCTTAATAGCGTTTCAGCAGGTGCTTAAACGTGCTGAAAAATTTACTCACCATCAAATTCAGCGCGAAGCATTGTCGGTTAGAGAAAGGATGTCTAATATTTTGACGCTACTCGATAAAACAGAGGGCACGTTTTTAGCTTTTCATCAGTTTTTTACCGTAAAAGAAGGGAAAAAAGGCGCTGTGGTGACATTTTTAGCTATTTTAGAGCTCTGTAAAGAAGAGCTGGTTGAGGTCGTGCAAGGTGAGGCGTTGTCAGAAGTATGGGTTAAATCGCTTAGAGAATAA
- a CDS encoding tetratricopeptide repeat protein, whose protein sequence is MKLTTLIALLLALSGCADLSMYNQVPAPIGRTGEASPYPSQPLPQTAQTYPIDEQPIQEGMGQSYDQPIDEAKTTQNPAVVALLDSAYQQSESGQPDMAASKLERAVRISPRDPQVWHALAKVRYQQKKYTLAISLAEKSNLLSAGQTSLQRSNWLLMADCYDTLGRTEDARKARVAANRLF, encoded by the coding sequence ATGAAATTAACCACCTTGATCGCGTTGCTGCTAGCTTTATCGGGTTGCGCAGATCTGTCGATGTATAATCAAGTACCTGCTCCGATTGGACGCACTGGTGAAGCTTCGCCATATCCATCGCAACCATTGCCACAAACGGCTCAAACATACCCTATTGATGAGCAGCCTATACAAGAGGGTATGGGGCAGTCTTATGATCAACCAATCGATGAGGCAAAAACCACACAAAACCCAGCTGTAGTTGCCTTACTGGATAGTGCGTACCAACAAAGTGAATCTGGTCAGCCTGATATGGCGGCTTCAAAATTGGAACGAGCTGTTCGTATTTCTCCAAGAGACCCGCAGGTTTGGCATGCATTGGCGAAGGTGCGTTATCAACAAAAGAAATATACCTTAGCGATTAGTTTGGCTGAAAAATCTAACTTATTGTCTGCTGGGCAGACGAGCCTTCAGCGTAGCAATTGGTTATTGATGGCAGACTGTTATGATACCTTAGGTCGAACTGAGGATGCCCGAAAAGCACGTGTTGCTGCCAATAGGTTGTTTTAA
- a CDS encoding tryptophan--tRNA ligase: protein MSSEVPAQYRRVLSGMRPTGKLHLGHYHGVLKNWVDLQQEYKCHFFVADWHALTTHYEDPSIIADSTWDMVVDWLAAGVDHGLADLFIQSSIPEHAELHLLLSMITPLGWLERVPSYKDQQEKLKEMDLATYGFLGYPLLQSADILIYKAGLVPVGADQVAHVELTREVARRFNYLYGRGLDFEEKAEAAIKKMGKKNAKIFNKLRSSFQENGDQEALGVARALLEAQQNITVGDKERLFGYLEGSGRVILPEPIALLTKASKMPGLDGQKMSKSYNNTIALRDEPEEVEKKLRTMPTDPARVRRTDAGDPAKCPVWQFHEVYSEEGVRNWVQEGCKSASIGCIDCKQPVIDAVLRELKPMQERAKEYTEQPELVRSIINEGTEKARDLAKETLEEVKSAMGINNV, encoded by the coding sequence GTGAGTTCAGAAGTTCCAGCGCAGTATCGTCGTGTACTATCCGGTATGAGGCCAACCGGCAAATTGCATTTAGGTCACTATCACGGAGTACTAAAAAATTGGGTCGATTTACAGCAAGAATATAAGTGTCATTTCTTTGTGGCAGATTGGCATGCGCTCACAACGCACTATGAAGACCCTTCAATTATTGCAGACAGTACTTGGGATATGGTTGTTGATTGGTTGGCCGCTGGTGTTGATCATGGTTTGGCTGATTTATTTATACAATCGAGCATTCCTGAACATGCAGAGCTGCATTTGTTGCTATCTATGATAACGCCGCTGGGGTGGTTAGAAAGGGTTCCGAGCTATAAAGACCAGCAAGAAAAACTCAAAGAAATGGATTTAGCAACGTATGGGTTTTTAGGCTATCCACTTTTACAAAGCGCAGACATTCTTATATACAAAGCCGGTTTAGTCCCCGTTGGAGCCGATCAGGTGGCACACGTTGAGTTGACGCGTGAGGTGGCTAGGCGCTTCAATTATTTATATGGCCGAGGCTTAGACTTTGAAGAAAAAGCGGAAGCTGCGATTAAGAAAATGGGGAAGAAAAATGCCAAAATATTCAACAAGTTGCGAAGTTCTTTCCAAGAAAATGGTGATCAAGAAGCACTGGGTGTAGCTAGAGCTTTATTAGAAGCACAACAAAATATAACGGTTGGTGATAAAGAGCGTTTATTTGGTTATTTGGAAGGCAGTGGCCGCGTTATTTTGCCAGAGCCTATCGCCTTGTTGACTAAAGCGTCAAAGATGCCTGGCTTAGATGGGCAAAAGATGTCCAAGTCTTATAACAACACAATTGCATTGCGCGATGAACCAGAAGAGGTAGAGAAAAAACTTAGAACAATGCCAACCGATCCAGCGCGTGTTCGTAGAACAGACGCGGGTGACCCAGCAAAATGCCCAGTATGGCAGTTTCATGAGGTGTATTCAGAAGAGGGTGTGCGTAATTGGGTTCAAGAAGGCTGTAAGTCAGCGAGTATTGGTTGCATAGATTGTAAACAACCCGTTATTGATGCTGTGTTACGTGAACTAAAACCGATGCAAGAAAGGGCTAAAGAATACACGGAGCAACCTGAGCTTGTTCGCTCTATTATTAATGAAGGCACTGAAAAAGCTAGAGATTTGGCAAAAGAGACGCTTGAAGAAGTAAAGTCAGCAATGGGTATTAATAACGTTTAA
- a CDS encoding L-threonylcarbamoyladenylate synthase encodes MTQYLNIHPDNPQPRLIKQAADIIRRGGVIAYPTDSSYALACHLGDKQALDRIRQIRRIDDKHNFTLVCRDLTEISMYAQVNNDTYRLLKSLTPGAFTFVLKATKEVPRRLQHPKRKTVGIRIPNNLVAQKILEELNEPMLTSTLILPGETEAIADPYEINQQLARVLDLVVDAGVIPYEPTTMIVWDNDFPEVVREGKGIADFIARKDEH; translated from the coding sequence ATGACACAATATTTGAATATTCACCCCGATAATCCACAGCCACGGTTAATTAAGCAAGCGGCCGATATTATACGTCGGGGCGGTGTTATCGCTTACCCAACTGACTCTTCTTATGCCTTGGCTTGTCATTTGGGTGATAAGCAGGCGCTTGATCGTATTCGTCAGATTCGTCGAATTGACGATAAACATAATTTCACCTTAGTGTGTCGGGATCTAACTGAGATCTCAATGTACGCACAAGTGAATAACGATACGTACCGCCTGCTCAAATCATTAACGCCGGGCGCGTTTACTTTTGTGTTAAAGGCAACTAAAGAGGTGCCTCGACGCCTCCAGCACCCGAAACGAAAAACCGTTGGTATTCGTATTCCAAATAATTTGGTTGCGCAAAAAATACTTGAAGAGCTCAATGAGCCGATGTTAACCAGTACCTTGATCTTACCGGGTGAAACCGAGGCCATAGCCGACCCTTATGAGATTAATCAGCAGTTAGCCCGTGTATTGGACCTTGTGGTTGATGCGGGTGTTATTCCGTATGAACCAACAACCATGATCGTTTGGGATAATGACTTTCCTGAAGTGGTTAGAGAAGGTAAAGGTATTGCTGATTTTATTGCACGTAAGGATGAGCATTAA